The genomic DNA ATTAGGCAGATGCGTTCTTAACAAATCGACAGCAGCTAAAGTTTCGAGTGTGGGAACATCGCCACAACAAGCCATGACCACATCAGGTTCCGAGCCTTGATCACTACTCGCCCAATCCCAAATCCCTAAGCCAGCTGTGCAATGCTTGATCGCAGCATCCATATCCAGCCATTGTAATGCTGGTTGTTTTCCAGCAACAACAACATTGACGTAATCACGACTTTTCAAGCAGTGGTTCGTGACGCTGAGGAGAGTATTTGCATCGGGAGGCAGATAGACGCGAATGATTTCCGACTTTTTGTTGACAACATGATCAATGAAACCGGGATCCTGATGGCTGAAGCCGTTATGGTCTTGTCGCCAAACGTGCGAAGTCAGTAAGTAATTCAAACTGGCAATCGGCCTTCGCCATGGAATCTGCCGAGTGATTTTCAACCATTTCGCATGTTGGTTAAACATGGAATCAACGATGTGAATAAATGCTTCGTAGCAGGAAAAAAATCCATGTCGACCGGTGAGTAAATACCCTTCGAGCCAGCCTTGGCATTGATGTTCGCTGAGCATTTCCATGACACGACCATCGGCAGCGACATGGTCGTCGGATTCGGTAATCTCTGCTGTCGAACACCGAGCCGTTGTTTCAAAAACAGCTCCCCAACGATTGGATGCCGTTTCGTCAGGACTGAATACTCGAAAGTTAGCAGTTTCTTCGTTCAGTTTGAAAATGTCACGAATCATGTTGCCTTGAGTTCGTGTCGCTTCAGCGACAACCCGTCCCGGTTGAGGGACGTCCACGGCATAGTTCTGGAAGTCAGGCAGGTTGAGATCTCGTAAAAGTGCGCCACCATTTGCATGAAGATTCGCTCCCATCCGACGTTGACCCACTGGTGCAAGTTCAGCGATCTCTCCTCGGAGTCGACCATTCTCATCGAAGAGTTCTTCCGGTCGATACGATTTCATCCAATTCTCCAGCACTTCTAGGTGTTCCTGGTTTGCATGCATCGATCCCAGAGGAACCTGATGTGACCGCCAAGACCCTTCTGCGGGATGACCATCAATCTCGGAGGGGCATGTCCAGCCTTTGGGAGTGCGTAAGACGATCATGGGCCACTTGGGACGCGAACGAAAACCATTCCCGCGCGCCTCATGTTGAATCTGACGAATCCCTTGAACAACAACGTCCAGCGTCTCCGCCATCTTCTCGTGCATCACTGCCGGATCATCACCTTCTACAAAGTGAGGTGTGTACCCATAACCTCGAAAGAGCTGATCAAGCTCTTCATGACTGATTCTCGCGAGAACTGTCGGACCTGCGATCTTGTAACCATTCAAATGGAGAATCGGGAGGACAGCACCATCGCGAACGGGATTCAAAAACTTATTGGAATGCCAACTGGTCGCCAGCGGACCGGTCTCTGCTTCGCCATCACCGACCACACAAGTGGCAATCAGGTCTGGATTATCAAAGACTGCCCCGTAGGCGTGGGACAGGGCGTACCCCAGTTCCCCCCCTTCATGAATCGAACCTGGAGTTTCAGGAGCGACATGGCTGGGAATTCCACCAGGAAAAGAGAATTGTTTAAACAACAAGCTCATTCCTTCCGCATCCTGAGAAATCGTCGGATAGACTTCGGA from Thalassoglobus polymorphus includes the following:
- a CDS encoding phosphoketolase family protein, giving the protein MAPSTSTETFSRIDSWWRAANYLSVGQIYLLDNPLLKTPLSFDNVKPRLLGHWGTTPGLNFIYAHLNRVIKNHDLDMIYITGPGHGGPGMVANTYLEGTYSEVYPTISQDAEGMSLLFKQFSFPGGIPSHVAPETPGSIHEGGELGYALSHAYGAVFDNPDLIATCVVGDGEAETGPLATSWHSNKFLNPVRDGAVLPILHLNGYKIAGPTVLARISHEELDQLFRGYGYTPHFVEGDDPAVMHEKMAETLDVVVQGIRQIQHEARGNGFRSRPKWPMIVLRTPKGWTCPSEIDGHPAEGSWRSHQVPLGSMHANQEHLEVLENWMKSYRPEELFDENGRLRGEIAELAPVGQRRMGANLHANGGALLRDLNLPDFQNYAVDVPQPGRVVAEATRTQGNMIRDIFKLNEETANFRVFSPDETASNRWGAVFETTARCSTAEITESDDHVAADGRVMEMLSEHQCQGWLEGYLLTGRHGFFSCYEAFIHIVDSMFNQHAKWLKITRQIPWRRPIASLNYLLTSHVWRQDHNGFSHQDPGFIDHVVNKKSEIIRVYLPPDANTLLSVTNHCLKSRDYVNVVVAGKQPALQWLDMDAAIKHCTAGLGIWDWASSDQGSEPDVVMACCGDVPTLETLAAVDLLRTHLPNLKVRVINVVDLMKLQPPSEHPHGLNDREFDVLFTTDKPIVFAYHGYPTLIHRLTYRRSNHRNLHVRGYKEEGTTTTPFDMVVLNDLDRFHLVLDVIERVPHLRAAAANLEQKMRNKLIHHKQYIEEHGEDLAEVKNWKWRTSDEVSATKNGE